In Oxyura jamaicensis isolate SHBP4307 breed ruddy duck chromosome 11, BPBGC_Ojam_1.0, whole genome shotgun sequence, a genomic segment contains:
- the AKTIP gene encoding AKT-interacting protein isoform X2 — protein sequence MNPFWSMSTSSVRKRPEAEEKTSTGELRTSPPRTSTKKQLPSIPKNAVPITKPASPAASSQSTNGTHASYGPFYLEYSLLAEFTLVVKQKLPGVYVQPSYRSALMWFGVIFIRHGLYQDGVFKFTVYIPDNYPDGDCPRLVFDLPVFHPLVDPMSGELDVKRAFAKWRRNHNHIWQVLMYARRVFYKIDTSSPLNPEAAVLYEKDIQLFKSKVVDSVKLCSSHLFDQPKIEDPYAIVFSPWNPAVHDEAREKMLTQKKPEDQHCKNMHVSGLSWVKPGSVQPFSKEEKTMPT from the exons ATGAACCCTTTCTGGAGCATGTCTACGAGTTCTGTGCGCAAG AGACCTGAAGCTGAAGAGAAGACTTCGACTGGAGAGCTGAGAACCAGTCCTCCACGAACCTCTACAAAGAAACAGTTACCTTCTATTCCAAAGAACGCTGTGCCAATAACTAAGCCTGCCTCCCCTGCCGCATCGTCCCAGTCGACAAATGGAACACATGCTTCTTATGGGCCTTTTTATTTGGAGTATTCCCTCCTAGCAGAATT TACCTTGGTTGTTAAGCAGAAATTGCCAGGTGTCTACGTGCAGCCATCTTACAGATCAGCATTAA TGTGGTTTGGAGTAATATTCATAAGACATGGGCTCTACCAGGATGGTGTATTTAAATTTACTGTCTATATTCCTGATAACTACCCAGATGGAGACTGCCCG CGCTTGGTTTTTGATCTGCCTGTCTTCCATCCGCTAGTAGATCCCATGTCTGGTGAACTGGATGTGAAAAGAGCATTTGCAAAATGGAG gCGAAATCATAATCACATATGGCAAGTACTAATGTATGCTCGCAGAGTCTTCTACAAGATTGACACAAGTAGTCCTCTGAACCCTGAGGCTGCAGTGCT GTATGAAAAAGATATTCAGCTGTTCAAAAGTAAAGTGGTGGACAGCGTCAAACTATGCAGCAGTCACTTATTTGATCAGCCCAAAATAGAGGATCCCTATGCAATCGT TTTTTCTCCTTGGAATCCAGCTGTACACGATGAAGCCAGAGAGAAGATGTTGACTCAGAAG AAGCCAGAAGATCAGCACTGCAAAAACATGCATGTTTCTGGCCTCTCGTGGGTCAAGCCTGGCTCAGTTCAGCCTTTCAGCAAAGAAGAGAAGACAATGCCTACCTAG
- the AKTIP gene encoding AKT-interacting protein isoform X1, translating into MNPFWSMSTSSVRKRPEAEEKTSTGELRTSPPRTSTKKQLPSIPKNAVPITKPASPAASSQSTNGTHASYGPFYLEYSLLAEFTLVVKQKLPGVYVQPSYRSALMWFGVIFIRHGLYQDGVFKFTVYIPDNYPDGDCPRLVFDLPVFHPLVDPMSGELDVKRAFAKWRRNHNHIWQVLMYARRVFYKIDTSSPLNPEAAVLYEKDIQLFKSKVVDSVKLCSSHLFDQPKIEDPYAIVFSPWNPAVHDEAREKMLTQKKKPEDQHCKNMHVSGLSWVKPGSVQPFSKEEKTMPT; encoded by the exons ATGAACCCTTTCTGGAGCATGTCTACGAGTTCTGTGCGCAAG AGACCTGAAGCTGAAGAGAAGACTTCGACTGGAGAGCTGAGAACCAGTCCTCCACGAACCTCTACAAAGAAACAGTTACCTTCTATTCCAAAGAACGCTGTGCCAATAACTAAGCCTGCCTCCCCTGCCGCATCGTCCCAGTCGACAAATGGAACACATGCTTCTTATGGGCCTTTTTATTTGGAGTATTCCCTCCTAGCAGAATT TACCTTGGTTGTTAAGCAGAAATTGCCAGGTGTCTACGTGCAGCCATCTTACAGATCAGCATTAA TGTGGTTTGGAGTAATATTCATAAGACATGGGCTCTACCAGGATGGTGTATTTAAATTTACTGTCTATATTCCTGATAACTACCCAGATGGAGACTGCCCG CGCTTGGTTTTTGATCTGCCTGTCTTCCATCCGCTAGTAGATCCCATGTCTGGTGAACTGGATGTGAAAAGAGCATTTGCAAAATGGAG gCGAAATCATAATCACATATGGCAAGTACTAATGTATGCTCGCAGAGTCTTCTACAAGATTGACACAAGTAGTCCTCTGAACCCTGAGGCTGCAGTGCT GTATGAAAAAGATATTCAGCTGTTCAAAAGTAAAGTGGTGGACAGCGTCAAACTATGCAGCAGTCACTTATTTGATCAGCCCAAAATAGAGGATCCCTATGCAATCGT TTTTTCTCCTTGGAATCCAGCTGTACACGATGAAGCCAGAGAGAAGATGTTGACTCAGAAG AAGAAGCCAGAAGATCAGCACTGCAAAAACATGCATGTTTCTGGCCTCTCGTGGGTCAAGCCTGGCTCAGTTCAGCCTTTCAGCAAAGAAGAGAAGACAATGCCTACCTAG